From the Bacteroidia bacterium genome, one window contains:
- a CDS encoding von Willebrand factor type A domain-containing protein, producing MRYVIVPAVFVLCAMQALAQYGSVRGRITDGETGEPLIGANVIFVDLNKGAATNVDGRYEVVKIPPGIYEIVVSYIGYKKWNSGKIEIHADSVITMNVQLASESYSTSEVLIVAHSVAANQNRTGSGSTAGGASAFGTDEEYASFVENDFRNALLSPRSTFGIDVDVASYTNVRRVLNSGGMPPASAVRTEEMLNYFRYDYPKPAGEHPYTLTAELGRCPWQPSHRLLHIGLQGKELDMSALPPQNLVFLLDVSGSMSPDNKLPLLREAFLVFLRQLRPQDRVAIVTYAGEAQVLLPSTSCDSMHLIRDVISGLTAGGSTAGGAGILLAYATAKENFIEKGNNRIILATDGDFNVGVSGTDDLVALIEKQREGGVYLSILGFGYGNLKDEKLEKLADKGNGMYGYIDTFQEALRMFGSQLTGTLITIAKDVKIRVEFNPSLVREYRLIGYENRLLADADFRDDTKDAGEMGAGHSVTALYEIVPLDAPLDLRSTDPYKYTENRVRPEAMESGEMLTISTRYKHPESGVVREIECVISDEADRPPTPNFLHASAVAEFAMLLRNSPYKANASFDQVIDRASRAKGVDADGARAEFLRLVEMAKALHSAARP from the coding sequence ATGCGTTACGTCATCGTCCCTGCTGTTTTCGTGCTGTGCGCGATGCAGGCGCTTGCGCAATATGGTTCGGTCAGAGGCCGAATTACCGATGGTGAAACCGGCGAACCCCTTATCGGTGCGAATGTGATCTTCGTCGATCTGAACAAGGGGGCCGCCACCAACGTCGACGGCCGGTACGAAGTCGTGAAAATTCCGCCGGGCATCTACGAAATCGTCGTCTCCTACATTGGGTACAAAAAATGGAACAGCGGCAAGATCGAAATACACGCGGATTCCGTTATCACCATGAATGTACAGCTCGCTTCCGAGTCCTACAGCACAAGTGAGGTGTTAATTGTCGCCCATAGCGTCGCCGCCAACCAGAACAGAACAGGCAGCGGGAGCACGGCGGGCGGCGCATCAGCGTTTGGGACTGACGAGGAATATGCTTCGTTCGTGGAGAATGATTTCCGGAATGCGCTTTTATCGCCCAGATCCACGTTCGGCATCGACGTGGATGTGGCATCGTACACAAATGTCAGACGCGTTCTCAACAGCGGCGGCATGCCTCCCGCGAGCGCGGTACGCACCGAGGAAATGCTGAATTATTTTCGCTATGACTACCCGAAACCTGCTGGCGAACATCCCTACACGCTGACGGCCGAACTGGGCCGATGTCCTTGGCAACCATCGCATCGACTCCTGCACATCGGACTGCAGGGGAAGGAACTTGACATGTCCGCATTGCCGCCGCAAAATCTTGTGTTCCTGCTCGATGTTTCGGGATCGATGTCGCCGGACAACAAACTGCCGCTGCTTCGGGAAGCCTTTCTCGTGTTTCTCCGCCAACTGCGCCCCCAGGACAGAGTCGCCATTGTCACCTATGCCGGCGAGGCGCAGGTATTGCTGCCATCCACGAGCTGTGATAGCATGCATCTGATCAGGGATGTCATCAGCGGACTCACGGCGGGAGGTTCGACCGCAGGTGGTGCGGGCATATTGTTGGCATACGCCACCGCGAAGGAGAACTTCATCGAGAAGGGCAATAACAGGATTATTCTTGCTACGGACGGAGATTTCAACGTCGGCGTTTCGGGGACGGACGACCTGGTTGCGCTTATCGAGAAGCAGCGCGAGGGGGGCGTGTACTTGTCCATTCTGGGGTTTGGGTACGGAAATTTGAAGGATGAAAAGCTGGAAAAACTGGCCGATAAGGGCAACGGGATGTACGGGTATATCGACACTTTTCAGGAAGCGCTTCGAATGTTCGGTTCGCAGCTCACCGGAACGCTGATAACCATTGCGAAGGATGTGAAAATCCGTGTCGAGTTCAATCCGTCTCTGGTCCGTGAGTATCGCCTGATTGGCTACGAAAACCGGTTGCTCGCCGATGCGGATTTTCGCGACGACACGAAAGATGCAGGTGAGATGGGTGCCGGTCATTCGGTTACGGCCTTGTACGAAATCGTCCCGCTCGATGCGCCGCTTGATCTGCGAAGTACCGATCCATACAAGTACACCGAGAACCGGGTACGCCCGGAGGCGATGGAGAGTGGCGAGATGCTGACGATCAGCACACGCTACAAACATCCGGAAAGCGGTGTGGTACGGGAAATCGAATGTGTCATCTCCGACGAAGCGGACCGACCTCCGACGCCGAACTTTCTCCACGCTTCCGCTGTGGCGGAATTCGCCATGTTGCTTCGTAATTCGCCCTACAAGGCGAACGCCTCTTTCGACCAGGTCATTGACCGTGCTTCGAGAGCAAAAGGGGTGGATGCCGACGGTGCGCGCGCGGAGTTCCTTCGTCTGGTGGAAATGGCGAAAGCCCTGCATTCGGCTGCGCGTCCGTAG
- the carA gene encoding glutamine-hydrolyzing carbamoyl-phosphate synthase small subunit translates to MTQPAVLVLRDGTVYHGTAFGHVGETSGEVCFNTGMTGYQEILTDPSYSGQIVTMTYPHIGNYGVNDEDVESARIQAAGLIVREGCEIPSNHRATLSLAEWMKRNGVVGIQDIDTRALTRRLRTFGAMNGIISTGTRRVEELIEQARALPPMNGQDLTGAVTCSAPYHWPSNDAAKVYRVAALDFGIKRNILRLLAAHGCDVTVYPARTTAEEILGTSPDGVFLSNGPGDPEAVDYAIETVRALLGRVPVFGICLGHQLLALALGAKTYKLGFGHRGSNHPVRNLLTGAVEITSQNHGFAVEAESLPTSVTATHWNLNDNTLEGFRCDDIPAFSVQYHPEAAPGPHDSRYLFREFISLMEQHAKA, encoded by the coding sequence ATGACACAACCTGCTGTCCTTGTCCTGCGGGACGGAACAGTGTACCACGGCACGGCCTTCGGGCACGTAGGCGAGACCTCGGGCGAGGTCTGCTTCAACACCGGGATGACCGGGTATCAGGAAATTCTCACCGATCCCTCATACAGCGGCCAAATCGTCACGATGACGTATCCGCATATCGGGAACTACGGCGTGAACGATGAGGACGTGGAAAGTGCGCGCATACAGGCGGCCGGACTCATCGTGCGCGAGGGATGCGAAATCCCTTCCAACCATCGCGCAACGCTCTCCTTGGCGGAATGGATGAAACGCAATGGCGTGGTCGGTATTCAGGATATAGACACGCGTGCGCTGACCCGCCGTCTCCGCACCTTCGGCGCCATGAACGGCATCATCAGTACCGGGACCCGACGGGTGGAGGAGCTGATCGAGCAGGCGCGCGCCCTGCCTCCGATGAACGGACAGGACCTCACCGGCGCGGTGACCTGCTCAGCGCCGTACCATTGGCCCTCCAACGACGCCGCGAAGGTCTACCGCGTGGCCGCACTGGATTTCGGCATCAAGCGTAACATTCTCCGCTTGCTCGCGGCGCACGGCTGCGACGTAACGGTGTATCCCGCGCGCACCACCGCCGAGGAAATCCTGGGCACCTCGCCGGACGGCGTGTTTCTCTCCAACGGCCCCGGCGACCCGGAGGCGGTGGACTACGCTATCGAGACGGTACGAGCGCTCCTTGGCAGGGTGCCGGTGTTCGGCATCTGCCTGGGTCACCAATTGTTGGCGCTTGCTCTCGGCGCAAAGACCTACAAACTCGGATTCGGACACAGAGGATCCAATCATCCCGTACGGAATCTGCTCACCGGGGCGGTGGAAATCACCAGCCAGAATCATGGATTCGCGGTGGAGGCCGAATCACTCCCGACTTCCGTGACAGCGACGCACTGGAACCTCAACGACAACACGCTCGAAGGATTCCGCTGCGACGACATTCCCGCATTCTCCGTACAGTATCATCCTGAAGCGGCCCCCGGCCCGCATGACTCCCGCTACCTCTTCCGAGAGTTCATATCCCTTATGGAACAGCATGCCAAAGCGTAA
- a CDS encoding glycosyltransferase family 39 protein, which translates to MFGIVERRGYSTYGILLFVALAVSFLLRFYLIDSTVIGWHSWRQSDTAAIARNFHQVSMNILQPRADWGGGLPVEAEFQLFPYLIALLYRILGESIVIARLLPSVFMLAAAWGIFRLGGRWYNERVGVMAASLYALLPLNLFYGRAVMPEAMMLCCIVYGLLYFDRWLETKKWSDAVLAYLSVSVAVLLKLPTLWIGLPLLVLIIARGGMGSVLRPAQVLFAVAVLLPVAAWYWHAHGIFLETGNTFGIWTGETNKWGELSSLLSLKYYNDIFFKSIAERHLTYPVFLLMLYGLYRLLREKRNHITLFWMLAVIVFFFVVRKGNQVHEYYQLPFTQPAVLIAAVGIDDLLTRVARAKLLRAVLIAAGCLVLALSGFRYAALLQGERNTQYINDAQYLRSELAGPSRIAIITDGNPVLLYVLGKHGWIVNCAAPDVPDAAHFIVVENATHEEHCASGILDVGGYVPQYVTPTITVFRKQ; encoded by the coding sequence ATGTTCGGAATCGTTGAGCGGAGAGGGTACAGCACGTATGGCATCTTGTTATTCGTGGCGCTTGCCGTATCCTTCCTGCTGCGATTCTACCTGATCGACTCCACCGTCATCGGCTGGCATTCGTGGCGTCAGTCCGACACCGCCGCGATAGCCCGGAACTTCCATCAGGTATCCATGAACATTCTGCAACCACGCGCGGACTGGGGCGGGGGGCTTCCGGTGGAGGCCGAATTCCAGCTGTTTCCGTATTTGATAGCACTGCTGTACCGGATCCTTGGCGAAAGCATCGTCATCGCTCGATTACTTCCGTCAGTTTTCATGCTGGCGGCCGCATGGGGGATATTCCGCCTTGGTGGCAGATGGTACAACGAACGCGTCGGAGTGATGGCCGCGTCTCTCTATGCGCTGTTGCCGCTCAATCTGTTTTACGGCCGCGCCGTTATGCCGGAAGCGATGATGCTGTGCTGCATCGTGTATGGGCTGCTGTATTTCGACCGGTGGCTGGAGACGAAGAAGTGGTCCGACGCTGTGCTTGCGTATTTGAGTGTCAGCGTTGCGGTACTGCTGAAGCTGCCCACGCTGTGGATAGGACTTCCGTTGCTTGTCCTGATCATTGCGCGCGGAGGCATGGGCTCTGTGCTGCGTCCTGCTCAGGTACTTTTCGCTGTGGCCGTGTTGCTGCCGGTTGCGGCATGGTACTGGCACGCGCACGGCATATTTCTGGAGACCGGTAACACCTTCGGAATCTGGACCGGTGAGACGAACAAGTGGGGCGAGCTCTCCTCGCTCCTCTCGCTCAAATACTACAATGACATTTTTTTCAAAAGCATTGCCGAACGCCATTTGACCTATCCGGTGTTCCTGCTCATGCTTTACGGCCTGTATCGGTTGTTGCGTGAAAAGCGAAACCACATCACGCTTTTCTGGATGCTGGCTGTCATCGTTTTCTTCTTCGTTGTGCGTAAAGGCAATCAGGTGCATGAGTACTATCAGCTTCCGTTCACGCAGCCGGCGGTACTCATCGCCGCCGTCGGGATTGACGATCTGCTCACCCGCGTCGCGAGAGCGAAACTCCTGCGTGCTGTTCTTATTGCAGCGGGCTGTCTCGTGCTGGCGCTGTCGGGGTTTCGTTATGCAGCACTTCTGCAGGGAGAGCGCAATACGCAATACATTAACGACGCCCAATATCTGCGGTCGGAACTGGCGGGCCCGTCCAGAATTGCCATTATTACCGATGGAAATCCTGTACTCCTGTATGTCTTGGGAAAACACGGTTGGATTGTCAATTGCGCTGCACCCGACGTACCGGACGCGGCGCACTTCATCGTCGTCGAGAATGCAACGCACGAGGAGCATTGTGCGTCCGGGATACTCGACGTCGGCGGGTATGTCCCCCAGTATGTCACACCCACAATAACCGTTTTCCGGAAGCAGTAA
- a CDS encoding ABC transporter permease — protein sequence MSIAYTLKESFAGFRRNRSATLITVFTVSIALLLLGVFTLITSNVTTFVDSIRSRVDVEVFLSAEINQRQQEEMEAILRGLPGVSDVTFVSKDDAAEIFKQDFGESFADILDENPLPQSFRLSISDGYNNSDSVALLAGKIEKLRLVDNVYYRKSLLQLLDRRARAFGVAAFFIGIMLAASAVILVANTIRLTIYAKRHLIRTMKLVGATTLFIRAPFLIEGVFHGVVGGVIASVLIDIVVTFFLQPLSEDLLLQIGVGFGFYLLLIISGGVLGFLGSLISIGRFLKEALVQA from the coding sequence ATGAGCATCGCATACACACTCAAGGAAAGTTTCGCCGGATTCCGGAGAAACAGATCGGCGACGCTGATCACGGTGTTTACCGTCAGCATCGCCCTTCTGCTGCTTGGTGTATTCACGCTCATCACATCGAACGTCACCACCTTTGTTGACAGCATCCGATCCCGTGTCGATGTCGAGGTTTTTCTCTCGGCGGAGATCAATCAGCGGCAGCAGGAGGAAATGGAGGCCATCCTGCGTGGTCTTCCTGGTGTTTCCGATGTCACGTTCGTATCCAAGGATGATGCCGCCGAGATCTTCAAGCAGGACTTCGGCGAGAGTTTTGCGGACATCCTCGACGAGAACCCTCTCCCGCAATCCTTCCGTCTCAGTATCAGCGACGGCTATAACAACAGCGACAGCGTTGCGCTCCTCGCCGGGAAAATCGAAAAACTGCGCCTCGTCGACAACGTGTACTATCGCAAATCTCTGCTCCAGCTTCTCGACAGGCGTGCACGGGCTTTCGGTGTCGCCGCGTTTTTCATAGGCATCATGCTCGCCGCTTCAGCAGTCATCCTTGTCGCCAACACCATTCGCCTCACGATTTACGCGAAGCGCCATCTCATACGGACGATGAAGCTGGTGGGCGCAACGACGCTGTTCATCCGCGCGCCATTCCTGATCGAAGGTGTGTTTCACGGCGTCGTCGGCGGTGTCATCGCGTCGGTACTCATTGACATCGTCGTCACTTTTTTCCTGCAACCCCTTTCCGAAGACCTCCTGCTGCAGATCGGCGTCGGCTTCGGTTTCTACCTCCTGCTCATTATTTCGGGAGGCGTTCTGGGCTTTCTCGGCAGTCTCATCTCCATCGGGCGCTTTCTCAAAGAAGCGCTGGTACAAGCCTGA
- a CDS encoding class I SAM-dependent methyltransferase, with product MAYSQSELYPVHLTPGGPPLSRDLLLQCPPELLRREDAQLLLVGCRFGEHLITLPYHFAGRITGIEEDSEAVLYGKMAIAQAGMAERVSIMMMSPLATRFQPGQFDVIILEGAFSSYPAGKVLKEAKRLLSDTGMLLFSDSCWLEPDVPVFARQVWESREHKILHFDETVALFRDRGFDIIATVDQSRVLGGFYAQFRDAAQSIAREKFEGLKHLKALVKHYKHEIDVYHKHGGKRYMGYMSIVAKHAG from the coding sequence ATGGCGTATTCGCAATCGGAACTCTACCCTGTTCATCTCACACCCGGCGGACCTCCTCTCAGCCGCGACTTGCTGCTCCAATGTCCCCCGGAACTCCTGCGACGCGAGGATGCGCAACTGCTGCTTGTGGGCTGTCGCTTCGGAGAGCATCTCATCACGCTCCCCTACCATTTTGCCGGACGAATCACCGGTATTGAGGAAGACTCTGAAGCCGTTCTGTACGGCAAAATGGCTATAGCGCAGGCGGGAATGGCGGAACGCGTCAGCATCATGATGATGTCGCCGCTCGCCACGCGTTTTCAGCCCGGACAGTTTGATGTGATTATACTCGAAGGCGCGTTTTCAAGCTATCCGGCGGGGAAAGTGCTCAAAGAGGCCAAGCGCCTGCTTTCGGATACGGGGATGCTGCTGTTCTCCGATTCCTGCTGGCTTGAACCAGACGTGCCGGTGTTTGCCCGCCAGGTGTGGGAATCACGGGAACATAAAATCCTCCATTTCGACGAAACCGTCGCACTGTTTCGCGACCGCGGTTTCGACATCATCGCCACAGTGGATCAATCCCGGGTGCTGGGCGGCTTCTACGCGCAGTTTCGCGACGCCGCGCAGAGCATCGCGCGGGAGAAGTTTGAAGGGTTGAAACATCTCAAGGCGCTGGTCAAGCATTACAAGCACGAAATCGACGTGTATCACAAACACGGCGGAAAGCGGTACATGGGGTACATGAGCATCGTTGCAAAGCACGCGGGCTGA
- the carB gene encoding carbamoyl-phosphate synthase large subunit produces the protein MPKRNDISSILIIGAGPIVIGQACEFDYSGTQACRALRAEGYRVILVNSNPATIMTDRSIADATYLEPVTPDIVASIIEKERPDALLPTVGGQTALDTAMALHTRGVLEKFNVQLIGADINAIRLAEDRSLFKAAMDGVGIDTARGGFARNHEQAMELIEHTGFPAIIRPSFTLGGTGGSIAYNVDEYSELVKAGMDASPIHEVLVEESLLGWKEFEMEVVRDRADNAIIVCAIENVDPMGVHTGDSITVAPAQTLTDKEYQKMRDWSMTCLRTVGVDTGGSNVQFAVHPDTGRMVIIEMNPRVSRSSALASKATGFPIAKVAARLAVGYTLDELTNDITGTTVAAFEPSIDYVVTKIPRFDFEKFPTSEGVLGVQMQSVGEVMAIGRTFRESIQKAFRSLEVGLHGLEPKPGEGRQLDMRKMRYPTAFRLLKVWKSFEQGSTVEELFDITRIDPWFLEHIRSLALERHGVLNDDAVRRFKREGFSDAQIAQRFGLTEAEVHDQRTRAGILPVFKEVDTCAAEFEAKTAYCYSTYELEHDITPLVGKKVMILGGGPNRIGQGIEFDYCCVQAVLGLGDLGYRTIMVNCNPETVSTDFDISDRLYFEPLTFEHVMAIVHFEKPDGVLVQFGGQTPLNIAMRLKQAGVPIIGTSPEAIDLSENREKFGRILDTLAIPRPDYGTAFSEDEAAAIAERIGYPVLVRPSYVLGGRGMEIVYTSDALRSYVRQAAIISEDQPILIDAFLEDAFEFDVDALCDGEDVFIGGIMQHIEEAGIHSGDSACAIPPYHLLPEAREKIETYTRQLAVELQTVGLINIQFAMKGGVVYVLEVNPRASRTVPFVSKVIDLPLARYAAQLAAGKKLRDLQLDANRSDGLIAVKKPVFPFNKFPRQSVFLSPEMKSTGEVIGLDTGWGAAFAKAEAGAGNKLPTSGNVFVSVNDHDKEALLAIARDLTELPFHLFATRGTAAVLRQNGIAVHDINKVVEGRPHVVDAIKNGNIHLVINTPLGATAREDEYEIGRAAIRHRVPVVTTLSGARAAVRGIRRLLMGPLDVRSLQEIFAAHEERGA, from the coding sequence ATGCCAAAGCGTAACGACATATCCAGCATTCTCATTATCGGGGCCGGTCCTATCGTTATCGGACAGGCCTGTGAGTTCGACTATTCCGGCACGCAGGCCTGTCGCGCCCTGCGCGCGGAGGGCTACCGCGTCATTCTGGTCAATTCCAATCCCGCGACCATCATGACCGACCGCAGCATCGCCGATGCGACCTATCTCGAGCCAGTGACGCCGGACATCGTGGCATCCATCATCGAGAAGGAGCGACCGGACGCGCTGCTTCCCACGGTGGGTGGACAAACGGCACTCGATACCGCCATGGCTCTGCACACACGCGGTGTGCTGGAAAAATTCAACGTGCAATTGATCGGCGCGGACATCAATGCCATCCGCCTCGCCGAGGACCGCAGTCTCTTCAAGGCGGCAATGGACGGAGTGGGTATCGACACGGCACGGGGCGGCTTCGCGCGCAATCACGAACAGGCCATGGAACTCATCGAGCACACTGGTTTCCCTGCCATTATTCGTCCATCCTTCACCCTGGGGGGCACCGGCGGCTCCATCGCTTACAATGTGGATGAGTACAGCGAGCTTGTGAAAGCCGGCATGGACGCCAGTCCTATCCACGAGGTGCTCGTGGAGGAATCGCTTCTCGGCTGGAAGGAATTTGAAATGGAAGTCGTGCGCGACCGCGCGGATAACGCGATCATCGTGTGCGCCATAGAAAATGTGGATCCTATGGGCGTGCATACGGGTGATTCCATCACTGTCGCGCCGGCGCAAACACTGACGGATAAAGAATATCAGAAGATGCGCGACTGGTCCATGACCTGTCTGCGGACGGTGGGTGTGGACACCGGCGGTTCCAACGTACAGTTCGCCGTGCATCCCGACACGGGGCGCATGGTGATTATCGAGATGAACCCCCGCGTCAGTCGCAGTTCGGCTCTGGCGTCAAAAGCGACGGGTTTTCCGATAGCGAAAGTGGCCGCGCGCCTCGCCGTGGGCTACACGCTGGACGAGCTGACCAACGATATCACCGGTACGACGGTGGCGGCGTTCGAGCCCAGTATCGATTACGTGGTGACAAAAATCCCGCGCTTCGATTTCGAGAAATTCCCTACGTCCGAAGGTGTGCTCGGCGTACAGATGCAGAGCGTCGGCGAGGTCATGGCCATCGGCCGCACGTTCCGGGAAAGCATTCAGAAAGCATTCCGATCCCTTGAGGTCGGGCTGCACGGGCTCGAGCCCAAACCCGGCGAAGGGCGTCAGTTGGACATGCGAAAAATGCGCTACCCGACCGCGTTTCGCCTGCTCAAGGTCTGGAAATCTTTCGAGCAGGGTTCCACTGTGGAGGAGCTCTTCGACATCACCCGCATCGATCCCTGGTTCCTCGAGCATATCCGTTCGCTGGCACTGGAGCGGCATGGGGTTCTGAACGACGATGCAGTGCGCCGCTTCAAGCGCGAGGGCTTCAGCGACGCACAGATTGCGCAACGTTTCGGCCTGACAGAAGCGGAGGTCCATGACCAGCGAACGCGGGCAGGGATTCTTCCGGTGTTCAAGGAGGTGGACACCTGCGCGGCGGAGTTCGAAGCGAAAACCGCTTACTGTTACAGCACCTACGAGCTGGAGCACGATATTACTCCGCTGGTCGGGAAAAAGGTGATGATTCTCGGTGGCGGGCCCAACCGTATCGGGCAGGGTATCGAATTTGATTACTGTTGCGTGCAGGCGGTGCTGGGTCTCGGCGATCTTGGGTACCGGACCATCATGGTGAACTGCAACCCCGAAACCGTTTCCACGGATTTTGACATCTCCGACCGCCTGTATTTCGAGCCGCTCACCTTCGAGCATGTCATGGCCATCGTGCATTTCGAGAAACCCGACGGCGTCCTCGTGCAATTCGGAGGGCAAACTCCGCTGAATATCGCCATGCGCCTCAAACAGGCCGGAGTCCCCATTATCGGCACCTCGCCCGAGGCCATCGACCTGTCGGAAAACCGCGAGAAATTTGGCCGCATTCTCGACACCCTCGCCATACCGCGGCCGGATTACGGCACCGCATTCAGCGAGGACGAAGCCGCCGCCATCGCCGAGCGTATCGGTTATCCGGTCCTCGTGCGTCCTTCGTACGTGCTGGGCGGACGCGGTATGGAGATCGTGTACACCAGCGACGCGTTGAGAAGCTATGTTCGCCAGGCCGCCATCATCTCCGAAGACCAGCCCATACTCATTGACGCGTTTCTCGAAGATGCCTTTGAATTCGATGTGGACGCCTTATGCGATGGCGAGGATGTTTTCATCGGCGGTATCATGCAGCATATCGAGGAAGCCGGCATACACTCCGGGGATTCGGCCTGTGCCATTCCTCCCTATCACTTGCTTCCCGAAGCACGAGAAAAGATCGAGACCTACACGCGGCAGCTCGCCGTAGAGCTGCAGACTGTCGGATTGATCAACATTCAGTTCGCCATGAAAGGCGGCGTGGTATACGTGCTGGAGGTCAATCCGCGCGCGAGCCGCACGGTACCGTTTGTGAGCAAGGTCATAGATCTTCCGCTCGCGCGTTACGCCGCCCAGCTCGCCGCTGGTAAAAAGCTGCGCGACCTGCAGCTCGACGCAAATCGCAGCGACGGACTCATCGCCGTCAAGAAACCGGTGTTCCCGTTCAACAAATTTCCGCGACAGAGCGTGTTTCTGTCCCCGGAAATGAAATCCACCGGGGAAGTCATCGGCCTCGATACCGGCTGGGGTGCAGCCTTCGCGAAAGCGGAGGCGGGCGCGGGAAACAAACTCCCGACCTCGGGCAACGTCTTCGTTTCTGTCAACGACCACGACAAGGAGGCCCTGCTGGCCATCGCACGCGATCTGACGGAGTTACCCTTCCATCTGTTCGCTACCAGAGGTACCGCCGCGGTACTGCGGCAGAACGGCATTGCGGTACATGATATCAACAAAGTTGTTGAGGGTCGTCCCCATGTGGTGGATGCGATAAAGAACGGCAATATCCATCTGGTGATCAATACGCCATTGGGTGCGACGGCGCGCGAGGACGAGTACGAAATCGGCCGCGCGGCCATACGTCACCGCGTACCTGTCGTTACCACTCTGTCCGGCGCCCGTGCCGCCGTGCGCGGCATCCGCCGGCTGCTCATGGGGCCACTCGACGTGCGAAGCCTGCAGGAGATTTTCGCGGCACACGAGGAGCGGGGCGCGTAG
- a CDS encoding acyl-CoA thioesterase, which translates to MPPLASFRHDIRVRYADTDQMQIVYNGKYFEYFEVGRTELIRSLGLPYAEMERRGTRLPLIEAQCRFHLPARYDDLITIESSVLEIPRSTLRIDYSIFRKESGELLARGYTVHAFLDIASQRPVRPPADFLAAMGIL; encoded by the coding sequence ATGCCACCTCTCGCCTCCTTCCGCCACGATATTCGCGTCCGCTACGCCGACACGGACCAGATGCAGATCGTCTATAACGGAAAATATTTCGAGTATTTCGAAGTCGGCCGCACCGAGCTTATCCGCTCACTGGGTTTACCCTACGCCGAAATGGAACGTCGCGGAACGCGCCTGCCCCTCATTGAGGCGCAGTGTCGTTTTCATTTGCCTGCGCGCTATGACGACCTGATCACTATCGAGAGTTCCGTACTCGAAATCCCCCGCTCTACCCTCCGTATCGACTATAGCATTTTTCGCAAGGAAAGCGGAGAATTGCTCGCACGCGGCTACACCGTGCATGCCTTCCTGGACATCGCGTCGCAACGGCCCGTGCGCCCCCCTGCGGATTTTCTTGCAGCCATGGGTATCCTCTGA
- a CDS encoding acetyl-CoA carboxylase carboxyltransferase subunit alpha, protein MAKTVLEFEKPIIELEKKISEMREVVQDLTFNDEIDALERRVEDLRRSVYGSLTRWQKVQLARHPDRPYTLDYIKLMTTDFIELHGDRRFGDDHAIVGGFCKVDDETVMLIGHQKGRDTKSNLFRNFGMANPEGYRKALRLMELAAKFNKPVVTLIDTPGAYPGIEAEERGQAEAIARNLFEMSRLPVPIVVVIIGEGASGGALGIGIGDRILMLENTWYNVIAPESCSSILWRSWEYKEQAAEALRLTAPDLLQQGIIDRIIPEPLGGAHRNHSEAALLLKTALIEELKRLKTIKPDTLKKNRIKKFSQMGEYSG, encoded by the coding sequence ATGGCCAAGACCGTCCTGGAATTTGAAAAACCGATCATCGAGCTGGAGAAGAAGATCAGCGAGATGCGCGAGGTGGTACAGGATCTGACCTTCAACGACGAAATCGACGCTTTGGAACGGCGCGTGGAGGACTTACGGCGCTCGGTATACGGTAGTCTCACACGTTGGCAGAAGGTGCAATTGGCCCGCCATCCGGACCGTCCCTACACGCTCGACTACATTAAACTCATGACAACGGATTTCATCGAATTGCATGGAGATCGCAGATTCGGTGACGATCACGCCATCGTCGGAGGTTTCTGTAAAGTAGATGATGAAACCGTCATGCTTATCGGTCATCAGAAAGGTCGCGACACCAAGAGCAATCTCTTCCGCAATTTCGGTATGGCGAATCCCGAGGGCTACCGTAAGGCGCTGCGGTTGATGGAATTGGCCGCCAAATTCAACAAGCCGGTGGTAACGCTCATTGACACTCCGGGAGCATACCCGGGCATCGAAGCTGAGGAGCGCGGACAGGCAGAAGCCATCGCCCGCAATCTCTTCGAAATGAGCCGTCTCCCCGTACCCATTGTCGTGGTGATTATCGGCGAGGGAGCGTCAGGGGGCGCACTCGGCATAGGTATCGGCGACCGCATTCTCATGCTTGAAAACACCTGGTACAACGTGATCGCACCCGAATCCTGTTCGAGCATCCTGTGGAGGAGTTGGGAGTACAAGGAGCAGGCCGCAGAGGCCCTGCGCCTCACCGCGCCCGATCTTCTTCAACAAGGCATTATCGACCGCATCATTCCCGAACCCCTCGGCGGCGCGCATCGCAATCACTCCGAAGCCGCACTCCTCCTGAAAACCGCCCTCATCGAGGAACTCAAGCGGCTCAAAACCATCAAACCAGACACTCTCAAAAAGAACCGCATCAAAAAATTCTCGCAAATGGGTGAGTATTCGGGGTAA